From Solwaraspora sp. WMMD1047, the proteins below share one genomic window:
- a CDS encoding ACT domain-containing protein: MDDLAITVIGRDRPGIVADVAELLARVGANLTDSTMTRLRGHFAMTLVCTGPTVGEAEAVLAPLAADGQLLATVRAVDSEEAASPPVGEPYLVAVHGADRLGIVAAVTRVVAEAGGNVTDLTTRLSGPLYVLIAEVELPPNTADALAARLAEVATGLEVEVTLRPVDSDLL; encoded by the coding sequence ATGGACGACCTCGCGATCACGGTGATCGGCCGGGACCGGCCCGGCATCGTGGCGGACGTCGCCGAACTGCTCGCCCGGGTCGGCGCCAACCTCACCGATTCGACAATGACCCGGCTGCGGGGCCACTTCGCCATGACCCTGGTCTGTACCGGACCGACGGTCGGGGAGGCGGAGGCCGTGCTCGCCCCGCTCGCCGCCGACGGCCAGTTGCTCGCGACCGTCCGGGCCGTCGACTCCGAGGAGGCCGCGTCGCCGCCGGTCGGTGAGCCGTACCTGGTGGCCGTGCACGGCGCGGACCGGCTCGGCATCGTGGCCGCCGTCACCCGGGTGGTCGCCGAAGCGGGCGGGAACGTCACCGACCTGACCACCCGGCTCTCCGGCCCGCTCTACGTCCTGATCGCCGAGGTGGAACTGCCCCCCAACACGGCCGACGCGTTGGCCGCCCGGCTGGCCGAGGTGGCGACCGGCCTCGAAGTGGAGGTCACCCTCCGGCCGGTCGATTCGGATCTGCTTTGA
- a CDS encoding methyltransferase domain-containing protein: MWVADSGTTAGRPDRSGVRRRAPNDPGQYDDLAAEWWRPDGAFAVLHWLAEARAGLIPPATRPGAVLVDLGCGGGLLAPHVAGKGYRHVGVDLVRSGLDQAAAHGVAAVQGDATAVPLADGCADVVSAGELLEHVPDWRAAVAEACRLLRPGGTLVLDTLNATALSRLLAVRVAERLPGVPRGIHDPGLFVDSAALVAQCARHGVPLRVRGIRPAVGPALRWLARRAAGASGRAGAGAVRSAGRPRVVPTWSTAVLYQGWGVRVG, translated from the coding sequence ATGTGGGTGGCGGACTCGGGAACGACGGCGGGCCGGCCCGACCGGTCCGGGGTCCGGCGGCGGGCGCCGAACGACCCGGGGCAGTACGACGATCTGGCCGCCGAATGGTGGCGGCCGGACGGCGCGTTCGCGGTGCTGCACTGGCTGGCCGAGGCCCGGGCCGGGCTGATCCCGCCGGCCACCCGCCCGGGCGCGGTGCTGGTGGACCTGGGCTGCGGCGGCGGTCTGCTCGCCCCGCACGTGGCCGGCAAGGGCTACCGGCACGTCGGAGTGGACCTGGTTCGGTCCGGGTTGGACCAGGCCGCGGCGCACGGGGTGGCCGCGGTGCAGGGCGATGCCACGGCGGTGCCGCTGGCGGATGGTTGCGCCGACGTGGTGAGCGCGGGGGAGCTGTTGGAGCACGTGCCGGACTGGCGGGCCGCGGTGGCCGAGGCGTGCCGGCTGCTGCGGCCGGGCGGGACGCTGGTCCTGGACACGCTCAACGCGACCGCGCTGAGTCGATTGCTGGCCGTCCGGGTGGCGGAGCGGTTGCCGGGGGTGCCCCGGGGTATTCACGACCCGGGGCTGTTCGTGGACTCGGCGGCGCTTGTCGCGCAGTGCGCCCGGCATGGGGTGCCGCTGCGGGTGCGGGGGATCAGGCCGGCGGTCGGGCCGGCGCTGAGGTGGCTGGCCCGGCGGGCGGCGGGTGCTTCGGGTCGTGCCGGTGCGGGTGCGGTCCGGTCGGCGGGTCGGCCGCGGGTCGTACCGACCTGGTCGACGGCGGTGTTGTACCAGGGTTGGGGCGTTCGGGTGGGCTGA
- a CDS encoding peptide deformylase, giving the protein MTPQESGLGDWTPAMLGAPGQVRKVITAPDAVLSQGGPEVDPQAEEVVRLAADLIATMRVSPGCVGLAAPQVGVGARLFAVDVTGHPKTVTGHGTFALCNARIVEATRWRPGREGCMSVPDLTGDVKRATRLVVEGLLPGTGRPVRLVTDGFEARALQHEIDHCAGLLFLDRVSGARAVHQRKTYL; this is encoded by the coding sequence TTGACCCCGCAGGAGTCCGGGCTCGGTGACTGGACCCCGGCGATGCTCGGTGCGCCCGGCCAGGTCCGGAAGGTGATCACCGCGCCGGACGCGGTGCTCAGCCAGGGTGGACCCGAGGTGGACCCGCAGGCCGAGGAGGTGGTCCGGCTGGCGGCCGACCTGATCGCCACGATGCGGGTCTCCCCGGGCTGCGTCGGTCTCGCGGCGCCACAGGTGGGCGTCGGCGCCCGGCTCTTCGCGGTCGACGTGACCGGACACCCCAAGACGGTGACCGGTCACGGCACCTTCGCGCTCTGCAACGCCCGGATCGTCGAAGCCACCCGGTGGCGGCCCGGCCGGGAGGGCTGCATGTCGGTGCCCGACCTGACCGGCGACGTGAAGCGGGCGACCCGGCTGGTGGTCGAGGGCCTGCTGCCCGGGACCGGCCGGCCGGTGCGGCTGGTCACCGACGGGTTCGAGGCCCGCGCGCTGCAGCACGAGATCGATCACTGTGCCGGCCTGCTCTTTCTGGACCGGGTTTCCGGCGCGCGGGCCGTGCACCAGCGGAAGACGTACCTGTGA
- a CDS encoding acyl-CoA dehydrogenase family protein, protein MGQDALESARRLAPRLAARAAEHDRDGSFPVADFADLRAAGLFGLMVPPELGGLGARFAEYAAVATELARGNGATALVFNMHASVTGALGAVTEEVAEALGVPEEALAARDRLLAEAAAGSWYGVAMSERGAGSRLSQLTTSYQPVADGYRITGAKTFCSGAGHADGYLVAARSAADQSVVSQFLVPATVDGLRVEPSWDALGMRATASHDLHLDVTVPADRLLGGVEGLALVVAQLMPHWLVASYAAVYVGVARAAVDAAVEHLTARGLTGLPAVRARIGRADAAVAAAQLTVEEAARRVDENPGDAETNRWVWRAKLLAGTTAAEVAASMLEAAGTSATRRGHPLERLYRDARCGSLHPATSDVCADWLGVAALGGDPDRDGSAPRW, encoded by the coding sequence ATGGGGCAGGACGCGCTCGAATCGGCACGCCGGTTGGCGCCTCGGTTGGCGGCCCGGGCCGCCGAGCACGATCGGGACGGCAGCTTCCCGGTGGCGGACTTCGCCGACCTGCGGGCGGCCGGGTTGTTCGGCCTGATGGTCCCGCCCGAACTGGGCGGCCTGGGCGCGCGGTTCGCCGAGTACGCCGCGGTCGCCACCGAGCTGGCCAGGGGAAACGGCGCGACCGCCCTGGTGTTCAACATGCACGCTTCGGTCACGGGTGCGCTCGGGGCGGTGACCGAGGAGGTGGCCGAGGCGCTCGGCGTACCGGAGGAGGCCCTGGCCGCCCGGGACCGGTTGCTCGCCGAGGCCGCCGCCGGATCCTGGTACGGGGTGGCGATGAGCGAACGCGGCGCCGGCTCCCGACTCTCCCAGTTGACGACCAGCTATCAACCGGTTGCCGACGGCTACCGGATCACCGGCGCGAAGACCTTCTGTTCCGGCGCCGGCCACGCCGACGGTTACCTGGTGGCCGCCCGCAGTGCCGCAGACCAGTCGGTGGTCTCGCAGTTTCTGGTGCCCGCCACGGTGGACGGGCTACGGGTGGAGCCGAGTTGGGACGCCCTCGGGATGCGTGCCACCGCCTCGCACGATCTGCATCTGGACGTGACGGTGCCGGCGGACCGGCTGCTCGGTGGGGTGGAGGGCCTGGCTCTGGTGGTCGCCCAGCTCATGCCGCACTGGCTGGTGGCCAGCTACGCGGCGGTCTACGTCGGGGTGGCCCGGGCGGCGGTGGACGCCGCCGTCGAGCACCTGACGGCGCGCGGGCTCACCGGTCTGCCGGCGGTCCGGGCGAGGATCGGCCGGGCGGACGCGGCGGTGGCGGCGGCCCAACTCACGGTCGAGGAGGCGGCGCGTCGGGTGGACGAGAACCCGGGCGACGCGGAGACGAACCGGTGGGTGTGGCGGGCGAAGTTGCTGGCCGGTACGACCGCGGCGGAGGTGGCGGCGTCGATGCTGGAGGCGGCGGGCACCTCGGCGACCCGCCGGGGACACCCGCTGGAGCGGCTGTACCGCGACGCCCGGTGCGGGTCGCTGCACCCGGCGACCTCCGATGTCTGCGCCGACTGGTTGGGGGTGGCCGCCCTGGGTGGCGACCCGGACCGGGACGGTTCGGCGCCCCGATGGTGA
- a CDS encoding UbiA family prenyltransferase, protein MSRLLWGLVRASHPEPAVAVTTIAGLLAWGVGHRPAGIAAVAATVLATQLAVGWTNDWLDADRDARVGRADKPIPGAAVRRRTVGTAGLLAAAATPVLGLTTNPTAALWITLALISALLYNWPLKFTPASVLPYAFSFGTLPAFVVLALPGVPTPPAWLIAAGALLGAGAHFANALPDLADDARTGVRGLPHRVGPAGSRAAAAGLLLAATAVLVLGPPGAPTWAGVAAIGAAAVVLPVGWYAGHRQDRPVAIFRAVMLVALIDVALLVASGRGLQP, encoded by the coding sequence ATGTCGCGCTTGCTGTGGGGGCTGGTCCGGGCGAGTCATCCCGAACCGGCGGTGGCGGTCACCACCATCGCCGGACTGCTCGCCTGGGGAGTGGGCCACCGACCGGCCGGGATCGCCGCGGTGGCCGCGACGGTGCTCGCCACCCAGCTCGCGGTGGGCTGGACCAACGACTGGCTGGACGCCGACCGGGACGCCCGGGTCGGGCGGGCGGACAAGCCCATCCCCGGTGCCGCCGTGCGTCGCCGCACGGTCGGAACCGCCGGGCTGCTCGCCGCCGCGGCGACCCCGGTGCTCGGGCTGACCACCAACCCCACCGCAGCGCTCTGGATCACCCTGGCGCTGATCTCCGCGCTGCTCTACAACTGGCCGCTGAAGTTCACCCCCGCCTCCGTCCTGCCGTACGCGTTCTCGTTCGGGACGTTGCCGGCCTTCGTCGTACTCGCGCTGCCCGGCGTGCCGACGCCGCCGGCCTGGCTGATCGCGGCGGGTGCGCTGCTCGGAGCCGGTGCGCACTTCGCCAACGCGCTGCCCGACCTGGCCGACGACGCCCGGACCGGCGTCCGGGGCCTGCCGCACCGGGTGGGGCCGGCCGGGTCCCGGGCGGCCGCCGCCGGGCTGCTGCTGGCCGCCACGGCGGTGCTGGTCCTCGGACCACCGGGCGCGCCCACCTGGGCGGGCGTCGCGGCGATCGGCGCCGCCGCGGTGGTGCTGCCCGTCGGCTGGTACGCCGGCCACCGGCAGGACCGCCCGGTGGCCATCTTCCGGGCGGTGATGCTGGTGGCGCTCATCGACGTGGCGCTGCTGGTCGCCAGCGGCCGCGGCCTTCAGCCCTGA
- the disA gene encoding DNA integrity scanning diadenylate cyclase DisA → MPIDRDANRTASASPQVRTSAVGPPARPVGAGVTVTGPGLSGDPLRANLALMAPGTALRDGLERILRGRTGALIVLGYDKVVETLCTGGFPLDVEFSSTRVRELCKMDGAVVLSSDGTRIVRAAVHLMPDPSIPTEESGTRHRTAERVARQTGYPVISVSQSMRIISLYVNGQRHVLDDSAAILSRANQALATLERYKLRLDEVSGTLSALEIEDLVTVRDAVAVVQRLEMVRRIADEIAGYVVELGTDGRLLALQLDELMAGVDADRTLVIRDYLPTGRKARTLDEALVELDLLTATELIDLVAVAKAIGYAGASDALDGAVSPRGFRLLAKVPRLPGTVVDRLVGHFGSLQRLLGATVEDLQAVDGVGDARARGVREGLSRLAEASILERYV, encoded by the coding sequence GTGCCCATCGACCGCGACGCGAACCGAACCGCCAGCGCGAGTCCCCAGGTGCGCACCAGCGCCGTGGGGCCGCCGGCGCGACCCGTGGGCGCCGGCGTGACCGTGACCGGCCCCGGCCTCAGCGGTGACCCGCTGCGGGCGAACCTCGCGCTGATGGCACCGGGCACCGCCCTGCGGGACGGCCTGGAGCGGATCCTGCGCGGTCGCACCGGCGCGCTCATCGTCCTCGGCTACGACAAGGTCGTCGAGACCCTCTGCACCGGCGGCTTCCCGCTCGATGTCGAGTTCTCGTCCACCCGGGTCCGGGAGCTGTGCAAGATGGACGGCGCAGTGGTGCTCTCCAGCGACGGCACCCGGATCGTCCGGGCCGCGGTGCATCTGATGCCCGATCCGTCGATCCCCACCGAGGAGTCCGGCACCCGGCACCGGACCGCCGAGCGGGTCGCCCGACAGACCGGCTACCCGGTGATATCGGTCAGCCAGTCGATGCGGATCATCAGCCTCTACGTCAACGGCCAGCGGCACGTGCTCGACGACTCGGCCGCGATCCTGTCCCGGGCGAACCAGGCGCTGGCCACCCTGGAGCGCTACAAGCTCCGACTGGATGAGGTCTCCGGCACCCTGTCGGCACTGGAGATCGAGGATCTGGTCACCGTCCGCGACGCGGTGGCCGTGGTGCAGCGGCTGGAGATGGTCCGCCGGATCGCCGACGAGATCGCCGGCTACGTGGTCGAACTCGGCACCGACGGCCGACTCCTCGCGCTGCAGCTCGACGAGCTGATGGCTGGGGTGGACGCCGACCGGACCCTGGTGATCCGGGACTATCTCCCCACCGGCCGCAAGGCGCGTACCCTCGACGAAGCCCTGGTCGAGCTGGACCTGCTCACCGCCACCGAGCTGATCGACCTGGTCGCGGTCGCCAAGGCGATCGGCTACGCCGGGGCGTCGGACGCCCTCGACGGCGCGGTCAGCCCACGCGGCTTCCGGCTGCTCGCCAAGGTGCCCCGGCTGCCCGGCACGGTCGTCGACCGGCTGGTCGGCCACTTCGGCAGTCTTCAACGGCTGCTCGGGGCCACCGTCGAGGACCTGCAGGCGGTCGACGGGGTCGGCGACGCCCGGGCCCGCGGAGTCCGGGAGGGCCTATCCCGGCTCGCCGAAGCGTCCATCCTGGAACGCTACGTCTGA
- a CDS encoding ATP-dependent Clp protease ATP-binding subunit, with translation MFERFTDRARRVVVLAQEEARMLNHNYIGTEHILLGLIHEGEGVAAKALESLGISLEGVRQQVEEIIGQGQQAPSGHIPFTPRAKKVLELSLREALQLGHNYIGTEHILLGLIREGEGVAAQVLVKLGADLNRVRQQVIQLLSGYQGKEPAAAGAAPGEAAPSTSLVLDQFGRNLTQAAREGKLDPVIGREKEIERVMQVLSRRTKNNPVLIGEPGVGKTAVVEGLSQRIVKGEVPETLKDKQLYTLDLGALVAGSRYRGDFEERLKKVLKEIRTRGDIILFIDEIHTLVGAGAAEGAIDAASILKPMLARGELQTIGATTLDEYRKHLEKDAALERRFQPIQVGEPSLAHTIEILKGLRDRYEAHHRVSITDAALVAAATLADRYISDRFLPDKAIDLIDEAGARMRIRRMTAPPDLRDFDERIAQVRRDKESAIDAQDFERAAQLRDKEKQLLGQKAQREKEWKAGDLDVVSEVDDEQIAEVLANWTGIPVYKLTEEETARLLRMEDELHKRVVGQEDAVKAVSKAIRRTRAGLKDPKRPSGSFIFAGPSGVGKTELSKALAEFLFGSEDALIQLDMSEFHDRYTVSRLVGAPPGYVGYDEGGQLTEKVRRRPFSVVLFDEIEKAHPDVFNTLLQILEDGRLTDGQGRIVDFKNTVIILTTNLGTRDVAKAVSLGFQASEDSESNYERMKQKVNDELKQHFRPEFLNRIDDTIVFHQLTEVEILSIVDVMIQRIETQLRNKDMGLELTENAKRYLARKGFDPVLGARPLRRTIQRDIEDNLSERILFNELTPGQIVVVDCEGDPTDTDKSKLVFRGAEKPVEVPDAVPADLGGTAAAGADEQPAA, from the coding sequence ATGTTCGAGCGGTTCACCGACCGAGCGCGGCGAGTTGTCGTCCTGGCTCAAGAAGAAGCCCGGATGCTCAACCACAACTACATCGGTACGGAGCACATCCTGTTGGGTCTCATCCATGAGGGTGAGGGCGTCGCGGCGAAGGCCCTGGAGAGTCTGGGGATCTCGCTGGAGGGCGTGCGTCAGCAGGTTGAGGAGATCATCGGTCAGGGTCAGCAGGCGCCGAGCGGGCACATTCCGTTCACGCCGCGGGCCAAGAAGGTGCTGGAGCTGTCCCTGCGTGAGGCGTTGCAGCTCGGCCACAACTACATCGGTACGGAGCACATCCTGCTGGGGTTGATCCGGGAGGGTGAGGGTGTCGCGGCCCAGGTGCTGGTCAAGCTGGGTGCGGATCTGAACCGGGTCCGTCAGCAGGTGATCCAGCTCCTCTCCGGCTACCAGGGCAAGGAGCCAGCCGCCGCCGGTGCCGCGCCTGGTGAGGCAGCGCCGTCGACCAGCCTGGTGCTGGACCAGTTCGGCCGCAACCTGACCCAGGCCGCCCGCGAGGGCAAGCTCGACCCGGTGATCGGGCGGGAGAAGGAGATCGAGCGGGTGATGCAGGTGCTCTCCCGCCGGACCAAGAACAACCCGGTCCTGATCGGTGAGCCCGGCGTCGGCAAGACCGCCGTGGTCGAGGGGCTGTCCCAGCGGATCGTCAAGGGCGAGGTGCCCGAGACGCTGAAGGACAAGCAGCTCTACACGCTGGATCTGGGCGCGCTGGTCGCCGGTTCCCGCTACCGCGGTGACTTCGAGGAGCGGCTGAAGAAGGTGCTCAAGGAGATCCGGACCCGCGGCGACATCATCCTGTTCATCGACGAGATCCACACCCTCGTCGGTGCCGGTGCCGCCGAGGGCGCGATCGACGCGGCGAGCATTCTCAAGCCGATGCTGGCCCGCGGCGAGCTGCAGACCATCGGGGCCACCACCCTCGACGAGTACCGCAAGCACCTGGAGAAGGACGCCGCCCTGGAGCGGCGGTTCCAGCCGATCCAGGTGGGCGAGCCGTCGCTGGCGCACACCATTGAGATTCTGAAGGGTCTGCGGGATCGGTATGAGGCGCATCATCGGGTGAGCATCACGGATGCGGCGTTGGTGGCGGCGGCGACGTTGGCCGACCGGTACATCTCGGATCGGTTCCTGCCGGACAAGGCGATCGATCTGATCGATGAGGCGGGTGCGCGGATGCGGATTCGTCGGATGACCGCGCCGCCGGATCTGCGTGATTTTGATGAGCGGATCGCTCAGGTGCGTCGGGACAAGGAGTCGGCGATCGACGCGCAGGACTTCGAGCGGGCTGCGCAGTTGCGGGACAAGGAGAAGCAGCTGCTGGGTCAGAAGGCGCAGCGGGAGAAGGAGTGGAAGGCCGGCGATCTGGACGTGGTGTCCGAGGTCGATGATGAGCAGATCGCTGAGGTGTTGGCGAACTGGACCGGTATCCCGGTGTACAAGTTGACCGAGGAGGAGACCGCCCGCCTGCTGCGGATGGAGGACGAGCTGCACAAGCGGGTCGTCGGCCAGGAAGACGCGGTGAAGGCGGTGTCGAAGGCGATCCGGCGGACGCGGGCCGGGTTGAAGGATCCGAAGCGGCCGTCTGGTTCGTTCATCTTCGCGGGTCCGTCGGGTGTGGGTAAGACGGAGTTGTCGAAGGCTCTGGCGGAGTTCCTGTTCGGGTCCGAGGACGCGTTGATCCAGTTGGACATGTCGGAGTTCCATGACCGGTACACGGTGTCGCGGCTGGTGGGTGCGCCTCCCGGGTATGTGGGGTACGACGAGGGTGGTCAGCTGACGGAGAAGGTGCGGCGGCGGCCGTTCTCGGTGGTGTTGTTCGACGAGATCGAGAAGGCCCACCCGGACGTGTTCAACACGTTGCTGCAGATCCTGGAGGACGGGCGGCTCACTGATGGTCAGGGCCGGATCGTGGACTTCAAGAACACGGTCATCATCCTGACCACCAACCTGGGCACCCGCGACGTGGCCAAGGCCGTGTCGCTGGGCTTCCAGGCATCCGAGGACTCGGAGTCGAACTACGAGCGGATGAAGCAGAAGGTCAACGACGAGCTGAAGCAGCACTTCCGGCCGGAGTTCCTGAACCGGATCGACGACACGATCGTCTTCCACCAGCTCACCGAGGTGGAGATCCTGTCGATCGTGGACGTGATGATCCAGCGGATCGAGACCCAGCTCCGCAACAAGGACATGGGGCTGGAGCTGACCGAGAACGCCAAGCGGTACCTGGCACGTAAGGGCTTCGACCCGGTGCTGGGCGCCCGGCCACTGCGCCGGACGATCCAGCGCGACATCGAGGACAACCTCTCCGAGCGGATCCTCTTCAACGAACTCACGCCCGGCCAGATCGTGGTCGTGGACTGCGAGGGCGACCCGACCGACACCGACAAGTCCAAGCTGGTGTTCCGGGGCGCGGAGAAGCCGGTCGAGGTGCCCGACGCGGTGCCGGCCGACCTCGGTGGCACGGCAGCCGCCGGGGCCGACGAACAGCCGGCGGCCTAG
- a CDS encoding A/G-specific adenine glycosylase: MTETYGAEPRQTLAATAIRWFDEHARELPWREPGVGAWAILVSEIMLQQTPVVRVLPVWRAWLERWPTPAALASASPAEAIRLWGRLGYPRRALRLRDCAVAVVERHGGEVPDDLDALLALPGVGSYTARAVAAFAYGQRHPVVDTNVRRLVARAVAGEPDAGPTTRPADLVATAELLPAEPAVAARASAAFMELGAVVCTARSPRCADCPLIADCAWRAVGRPASTGPSRRPQAYAGTDRQVRGMLLAVLRESTGPVPADRLDLVWADDVQRRRALAGLVDDGLVEPVAGGYALAGDRPA; encoded by the coding sequence ATGACCGAGACGTACGGCGCCGAGCCGCGGCAGACACTGGCCGCCACGGCGATCAGGTGGTTCGACGAGCACGCCCGGGAACTGCCGTGGCGGGAACCGGGCGTCGGCGCCTGGGCGATCCTGGTCAGTGAGATCATGCTGCAGCAGACCCCGGTGGTCCGGGTGTTGCCGGTCTGGCGGGCCTGGCTGGAGCGCTGGCCCACACCGGCCGCGCTGGCCTCGGCCAGTCCGGCCGAGGCGATCCGGCTCTGGGGCCGGCTCGGCTACCCGCGCCGGGCCCTCCGGCTGCGGGACTGCGCGGTGGCGGTGGTGGAGCGCCACGGCGGCGAGGTGCCGGACGATCTGGACGCCCTGCTGGCGCTGCCCGGGGTGGGCAGCTACACAGCCAGGGCGGTGGCGGCCTTCGCCTACGGCCAGCGGCACCCGGTCGTGGACACCAACGTGCGCCGGCTGGTGGCCCGCGCGGTGGCCGGCGAACCGGACGCCGGCCCGACCACCCGTCCCGCGGATCTGGTTGCCACGGCCGAGTTGCTCCCGGCGGAGCCCGCGGTGGCGGCCCGGGCCAGCGCGGCGTTCATGGAGCTCGGGGCGGTGGTCTGCACGGCCCGCAGCCCGCGCTGCGCGGACTGTCCGTTGATCGCGGACTGCGCCTGGCGGGCGGTCGGGCGGCCGGCATCGACCGGCCCGAGTCGCCGACCCCAGGCGTACGCGGGAACCGATCGCCAGGTACGCGGAATGCTGCTCGCGGTGCTGCGGGAATCCACCGGCCCGGTCCCGGCCGACCGGCTGGACCTGGTCTGGGCCGATGACGTCCAGCGGCGCCGGGCGCTTGCCGGGCTGGTCGACGACGGGTTGGTGGAACCGGTGGCCGGCGGTTACGCGCTGGCCGGCGACCGCCCGGCTTAG
- the radA gene encoding DNA repair protein RadA → MSTRPAPRGATARVREPRPAYQCDACGHQPPKWVGRCPECGEWGAVVESTLTGPTVSGRVVSSRAPAEPARPIATVSAAPARARPTGVSELDRVLGGGLVPGAVVLLAGEPGVGKSTLLLDVAQQWAAGGGSPSLVVSGEESVSQVRLRAERMGALHDQLYLAAENDLSAVLGHLDAVKPGLLVLDSVQTISTPGTDGVSGGVTQVRAVTAALVAVAKERGIATVLVGHVTKDGQVAGPRVLEHLVDVVLHFEGDKHSSLRMVRGVKNRFGTADEVGCFEMHEGGISGLPDPSGLFLTRYSEPVPGTCVTVAMEGRRALVTEVQALIGATVAGSPRRTVSGLDSARLAMVLAVLQRRTERLTLHDKEVFAATVGGIRVVEPAADLAVALAVASGGLNLAIAPTLVAIGEVGLTGEVRRVGAVPRRLAEAARLGFRYALVPSGCGPEATGVAPGNVRVMEVTDVRSALQSAARVSVE, encoded by the coding sequence GTGAGCACCCGACCCGCGCCCCGGGGCGCGACCGCCCGCGTTCGTGAACCCCGCCCGGCGTACCAGTGTGACGCCTGCGGGCACCAGCCGCCGAAATGGGTCGGGCGGTGCCCCGAGTGCGGCGAGTGGGGCGCGGTCGTCGAGTCGACGCTCACCGGGCCGACCGTCTCCGGACGGGTGGTCAGCTCCCGCGCCCCGGCCGAACCGGCCCGGCCGATCGCCACCGTCAGCGCCGCGCCGGCGCGGGCCCGGCCCACCGGTGTCTCGGAACTCGACCGGGTGCTCGGTGGCGGGCTGGTGCCGGGGGCGGTGGTGCTGCTCGCCGGTGAGCCGGGGGTGGGCAAGTCGACCCTGCTGCTGGACGTCGCCCAGCAGTGGGCGGCCGGCGGCGGGAGCCCGTCCCTGGTGGTCAGCGGCGAGGAGTCGGTGAGTCAGGTGCGGCTGCGCGCCGAGCGGATGGGCGCCCTGCACGACCAGCTCTACCTGGCCGCCGAGAACGACCTCTCGGCGGTCCTCGGCCACCTTGACGCGGTCAAACCCGGCCTGCTGGTCCTGGACTCGGTGCAGACCATCTCGACGCCGGGCACAGACGGGGTCTCCGGCGGCGTCACCCAGGTTCGGGCGGTGACCGCCGCCCTGGTCGCGGTGGCGAAGGAACGCGGCATCGCGACCGTGCTGGTCGGCCATGTCACCAAGGACGGCCAGGTTGCCGGCCCCCGGGTGCTGGAGCACCTGGTGGATGTGGTGCTGCACTTCGAGGGCGACAAGCACTCGTCGCTGCGGATGGTGCGCGGCGTCAAGAACCGGTTCGGCACCGCCGACGAGGTCGGCTGCTTCGAGATGCACGAGGGCGGAATCAGCGGCCTGCCCGACCCGTCCGGGCTGTTCCTGACCCGTTACTCCGAGCCGGTCCCCGGCACCTGCGTGACCGTCGCGATGGAGGGCCGCCGCGCGCTCGTCACCGAGGTGCAGGCCCTGATCGGTGCGACCGTCGCCGGCTCGCCGCGACGGACCGTCTCCGGCCTGGACAGCGCCCGGCTGGCGATGGTCCTCGCCGTCCTGCAGCGCCGCACCGAGCGCCTCACCCTGCACGACAAGGAGGTCTTCGCGGCGACCGTGGGCGGCATCCGGGTGGTCGAGCCGGCCGCCGACCTGGCCGTCGCCCTCGCGGTCGCCTCCGGCGGGCTCAACCTCGCCATCGCTCCGACCCTGGTGGCGATCGGCGAGGTGGGGCTGACCGGTGAGGTGCGTCGGGTCGGCGCGGTCCCCCGCCGGCTCGCCGAGGCGGCCCGGCTGGGATTCCGGTACGCGTTGGTGCCCAGTGGTTGCGGGCCGGAGGCGACCGGCGTCGCGCCGGGGAACGTCCGCGTGATGGAAGTCACCGACGTACGATCTGCCCTGCAGAGCGCAGCGCGCGTATCAGTTGAGTAG